Below is a genomic region from Helianthus annuus cultivar XRQ/B chromosome 2, HanXRQr2.0-SUNRISE, whole genome shotgun sequence.
AACACGTATGAATATAAAAGTGAATtcccattatgatcaaagtctcgggTCACAAGATtgaaaatcaaatacaaatacaatACGAATACcagtttctaaaaatagaaatacgaataCAACTTTCTAAATATAGAAGGTACAAAAATGCGAAGCGTTACATCTATACTCAATCTTACACACAGATCATCGTGTCAATGATCTGTCTAACCTCTCAACAAGACTTAAGATACACATAAATGTTCTAAACAAACAAGATCAAGAAATGCCCTAGAGATAGAGAAACAACTCGAAAAGAGATGAAGTATCTTATGAATGAACTCAACAATGAGTTGAGTTCACTTATATAGAGACCCGACATCCGAACTAAACTTGAACCACTACTCACTGCTACCCCACCCGGCCTTCGGAACTCCCAAGCTTGCTACAAGCCCAATCACTTCAACAAGCCCAACAACTCAACTAAATAGCTACAAGCCCAATTCATCTCAAAATTACATGAAAAACTaaactgattttataaataataaactataTAAAAGTGACatatattatgttatattttCAACACATGgaaacttttttttatatataagaaCCCGGTGCTATCGGGCAACCAAAGTTAGATTGGGATGACTCTAAACATTTTTTTGTCAAAATATCCATAGCTTTAAAATAAATAGTATGCTTGATAGCattacaaaaaaatatatatattatcttAACAATAGTTAAGTCTAATCACATCAGGTAATCCTGTTCTTTTAGGTCGGTCTTCTTAATTCAAGCTATCCTGGTGGTTTGGCGTCATATATTAAAACTGCAAGAGAACTCTTAGCAGATTCAAAAGCAGGAAAGAATCCATTCGATGGCTTCAAACCATCTGTAAGTAACACATATCTTTGAGCACTCAACCGGTGCAAgttattttcagtttttttttcttattagTTCATGTTTAAACCACATTTTTGCAGGTCCCATCAGGTGAAGCTCTGACATTTGGTGATGATAGCTTTATAAAATATGAGGAGGCTGGCTTCAAGCAAGTGCAAAACGTTGCATTTGTTCTTGTGGCAGGAGGGCTCGGTGAACGTCTTGGATACAATGGAATAAAGGTTTTGCCACCTTTTTTGTAGTTTAAGTTTTAATCCTTAAATGTTTTTTTAGTTTAATAATACTTGATGAAATTTGATCTATTTTGCAGGTAGCAATTCCACTGGAGACAACTACAGGAACCTGTTTCTTACAACACTACATAGAGTCCATCTTATGCTTATCTGAGGCTAGCTGTAAACAGGCTCAAGCTTGTTCACATTTacattagagtaaaatgccattttcgtccttgaagtttggccagttttgcgactttgtccaaaggtttgtttttccgcatatGGCCCctaaaggtttgaaatcttgccattttcatccaactcgttaactttatgttgatttttcgcgtGTTTCTTTCCAGGTTGCATATTACAAACTATGGAACGATTGGAATTGGAGAACCCATggggattcgagtacttagcaggcGTTCAATTTCTAAAAGTCTTAGATCAAACACTTCCGCTGTACATTGAatataccagtccagtcacgccagctctgatatttcggggtgtgacagaaagacTAATGTTACTTGTTATGAAAGCAAAGTACCAACCGCCATCATATGACTGTTTGTTTGGGCAAGGTTCCAATTCTGCAACTGTGTTTTCTGAACAACAATTCGCAGCTTTTGAAGCTCAACTCTGTTCATCTCTATGACCTTGCTGTTGTCATTCGAATTTAAGAAAATCTCATTGTTAACATAAAACAATCGAAATGTTGAAGAGATTGTGAATGACTTATACATTGATATGTAAAAGAGATAAGAGAcgcaacatttgtttgtaaataaAGCTTATTTGATGGTACATGGAGTAAGGCCACACGTACGTGAAGCTTTCGCCTCTTGCTTCgtgttttattaaaaccaagatAACAACCCTGAGGTAAAATTAGGGGTGTTACTAATTGGACCTTAGACACAAAAATAATACAGTTTTGGGTTGGCCATTCTAAACCATTCAGAATttgaataaaaataattaaaaactatAACTTATAAGTTCAACCCGCCAGCCCGTTTTCCAGTTTATTACAACCCGCTAAAGATCCATTATTCCATTTACAATATGATTACTATTACAACATACGTACTACTTGATTACAACCCGTTTTGGCTTTTCCATGTCGTTTAGATAAACGGGTTACATGGTTTTATACAAGTTGACGTTGACAACTTTGCTAAGAATAAATACGCGTGTTGTGTTTAGGCTGGTCAATTTCAACCCGTCAACCTACCAACAAGACAGGATTGCCACCCCTATACATTAGATTTCTATTATTTGTAAGAAAAAATGGATTGATAAGTATTTTGCTACTACTAGTAAATTGTAAAAACATATTGTTATGGACTGAATTCAGAATTCTGGTTCGGATTCTAACCCTATTCGGATATTCGAAAAAACCTAATTCAAACCTCGAGTCAAATTCAAATAATGAACACCCAAGTTGATCTTAACGAAACTTACTTTTTGTCGGTAACATGCTTCATAAGCCCTGCATTTTCCTGCCGAATTTGATCAATAAAAGAAATCCAGTCAAGTAAAGTCCATAGTAAATTGTGACACAAACATCTACTTATTTCTTGCATAGTTTATTATCAAGTAAAAATTTTAAGTACAACCTGACAAACCGTTTCAAACTTGAGCACAACCCGACCCATTGAACCCATCTACAAGTTGATTACAACCCGACCCATTGAACAAATTTACAACATGATTACAACCCGTTTTTCTTCACCAATCGTTatccctctatatatatatattgaacggccaacagaatcaatcccgagcacactcggggcacccactggacaaacggagtactccgagagtaacccgagtccaccaccaatccCTCTATATTACTCtagcatagttgtcaatagccaATAGCGGACGATAGCGACAAGCTAGctatatgctacgtagcgataCCGATGAAATAGCGGGCACTATTCATatttagcgatacactagaagaaAATTTAAGAAGTATTTTATGcgtatattttataaaaaaatacaaaaattacAAAGATCTCAAaatacaaaaattacaaaaatctcGCTATTTGTCGCTAAATCCTATATAGCACCATCAATCCGTGTCGCTTGCGCTACAACGCTCACTAAGGACACTATTAACATCTATGACTCTATGAGATACAAAAAACTAATAAAAGTATGGGAATTTACCTTCAAAAGATGATCAATTTGCTCTTTAGTTGAAGATAATGAAGCATTGAGTGGAAAATTTTGTTCAAAAAAAACTGGTGAAGATTTGTGTTGTGGCTGGTAATTAGTGATATCAGAAAACCTCTTTCTTATTGATTTCCCAAAAGATGATCTTTTAGCCATTATATGACCCCTTCAATTCCCTTCACACAAATCTTTTACAAATCTGGTTCTAGGGTTTGCACTGATAAATTCAACAAACCCAAATCACAGATtggggttttagggttttaattTTTATACCCTTTCTTTGAACCAAATATAAAAAAAGAACAAATCTTTTTGTAAATTGAATTATTGGGTTTGCAATGAAAAGTTCAAGAAACCCAAATCACAAATTGGGTTTTAAGGGGTTTAAAACCTTTTTTTGAACAAAATCTAATAAAGaacaaatcttttttttttaaatttaatactTGGGTTTGCTTTAAAACACTCAAATTAAAGAAACCCAAATCACAATTAGGGTTTGAAACCCTTGAATTGGGTTTTAAGTTGAACGAATTTCAAATTTGAAGATTTAAAGAACGACTGGTGTGATTTTCTGCAAGATTTCAAATTTTGATGGATTCATAAATGGAGGAAAGAGAAAATGTGGGAGTTTAACGGCTGTCCGAACCTAGTTTTCAAATTGGAACCCTCACTTTTCGGTCTAATTCTATTGACGATGAAACGAGTTTGGAACAGGTTTAGGTAATTCTAATCTTAAATCCGATTAGTTAAGTTTGTTACAAACCCGTTTAAAAACCCGTAGGGTTTCCATCAGGTATACACTCTGGGTTTGGATAAACAGGTTAATTTTAAAAACTACTCTTTAGGTACCAAAAAACGTCTTGTACCtattggggggtgggggggggggttactgaTCAATTACATTtagctttattattattataaaatatatattaaaataacaaAGATGTATATAAATAAAACACCAAactgtatatataaaatattcAAATGTATAGATGAAAAAAATTGTGTTTACTAGTGATATATCATATAAATCcgtatttaaaaagaaaaaaatatatattgggTAAATGGTTACAATTTATCGAGTAAATGAGTATATGACCAAATCCTAACTCATCCCAAACCcgtgaaaaaaataaaaagtaatctCTCGGTCCCAGACCGATTACCCGACCCCAACCCCGTCCCAAATGTGTCAGGTTTTAGATTTACTCATCGGGTTCAGGTTTAATTGTCATCCCTACCGTCTAATAGTGCACTAACTCACCTATTTCCGCACCTTTAAAACACATTATAGCTTATCAAAACTAGTGATTGAAGACAAATAAAGATGTAAAGAGCAAGAGAAAAGGGGGCATACTGTCATGGAGTAAACTCTTGACTCACGTGTAGCAACTTAGACTTGATCTAAGTTAAGCTATGTGCCCCAATGATATAGTGTTTTGAGTGATTCAAGTGATGGTTTCAAGTTGTGTATATAAAGAAACAACTTTGTATTGATTACAAGAAGATTTACAAGAGTGTGTTTACAagtacaagtgtatttacttgtGATATTGTTGGGTGATCTCCAAATGAGACCCCATCATCCTATTTATACTAGTCCTTCCTAGTTCTAGAGAATTCTccattagataattctttacatAATATCCTGGATATTTATAAGTTGATTTCTAGAGCCTTCTTGCAAAATATCAAGTGTCTTCAAGGTGTTTCTAGAGAATTCTTGGCTGAAACTTTGGACAGAATTATGTAGCCCTTTATGGACCCTTCCGAGCAGTTTCAAGTTCAATCTAGAGTCTTCCAATGGTGCCAAGACGTTCCAGCAACTTGTAGGCTGTTCTGGAAACTTACGGGCAGCCCTAGATGCTTCTTTAGTGTTCCGGAATCTTCTGGAACTCGCGAAAAAAATTCTGTATTTAGGCGGATCGTTACCTACACTAATGTAGTTCTTTACATACACTATTTACCTACACTAATGTAGTTCTTTACATACACTAATCTTTCTTGCAAAATATTGGtcaaaagattacaaaaactGTACTCAAACAGATTCAAAACATAACAGATCTattatcacaccccaaccgatggcggaaacatcggagtgagacgaaaacgattACAAAAGACACTTTATTAACTCAAAAGGTTACAAAAACTGTACTCAAACAGATTCAAAACATAACAGATCTattatcacaccccaaccgatggcggaaacatcggagtgagacgaaaacgagattgcaagagacatcacaaTCGCTGTTGTGACAATAATTTTAATAAGCaacttttcatttcatttcaaaaAGATTCTAACACAATACATGGAAGCAATCTACAACAAATTGAAACCTAACAACTTAACAACAAAACATAGAATTAACCTAGGTGCGTTTCTAGTGATCCTACTAGATTTTTTCAACGCATCGTCATCACAAACCTGCAATCTATATTAAAGTAACATGTCAACACAAAAATGCattggtgagcatacaagtttagtaTACTAGCATATGTATAAAAAGAATTTAATCAGATCCACCGTAACACCCGTCTCgattatttaatattttatcaTAAAAATATAGAAACTTTTAAAACAAATCACCATTTCATTAGTTAAACGAAATAGTAGGAGTTTATAATGATAGTAACTTAGTTAACCAACCATCTAGTTTTAAACATCCAAAAACGACAAGTTAAGTGTTTacaacataaacattgttttcaacaaGATTAGATAagcgcggaagcttcaaaaattgtgttcggttcttgtattcttgcttgatcgccatccgagATAAGACGATCATCATCTAGTGCCAAAACCACGTTGAATTTTAGTTTTGACAATGTTTAAACACATATAAACAAGTTCTGGTATCAAACAATAAAAACGAAACAAAAATTCTGAACTTTaggtctgtcgcgccccgcgacagatccTTTCttagccttcgcggcccgcgacagacgtCGCGCTACGCTACTATGTATCAGGTTTGGTGTCGAGTGACGCGACACCTTGTTTTCGACAGACTGTTGCTTGGTTTTGTGCTGCAGATTCCCAGCTCTTGAGTTTAACAAAATTCTGACTTCAAACATTCATAACTTTTATTCTACatgtccgttttaggtgattctttttcctacgcattCGTAATTAAATTACCAACGCACTTATCATGATTATCATGTCAAAATTTGAGTTTACGGACTGAACGGCTTATAGTCCCCTTTCTATTTATTCGACCCACATAACTTTGCACCAATTCTACTACCAATATTATTTTAACCTCAAGGCGCATTTACCCGACATCCGGGGCTTACGATCATCGGCGTTTCATTACCAAATCTATGGTTTCACGCTCTTGTGATCCATCATCGCCAAGTGCTATCCAAAACACATTTTTACTACTTACTAaacaattattcgacccgtttggctcatttatGAAATCCTCCATTTCTAATTCTAATGACTACCAAACGTTTTCTATTCAAGTTTTTGACTCGTTTAACTAATAGTGATCTACGTCACTTTTACTAATGCTACTATTTCTAATAAACACAATTTCAAGTACCCATATTTATTCGAATAACATAATGTAACGGGATCACgattacataccttcaaagcacaCCCTTCAAGCGCACGTCACCACCGGCTTATCCATTTGACGTTCCggtttcctttcctatagagttcaactgCAAACCGTTTAGAACTCTTTCCTAAACATATAACGCAAAGTTCACCAAATTGTACAAGTATGCGTTTTTGTTCAAATTTCAATATTTAGCCTTCTCTTAGGCATTTTAGAAACACCTTAAGAGCAGAATTTTACACAATTCACAATCAAGTTCATAGCTTGTCCTTTtagccaagattaacatcaattaAGCATGTTTATATAAATTTTTCATATCATATTCTGAAATTACTTATAAAACTCAATTTACACTAGAATAACGATCATAATCCTGGTGTTtatcatgtttctacaaaacccactaatcacctacattGGTGATTATGGAATTCACAAGCATTGAGCTTAATCTCATCAATCTAATGACTAGGGTTTATTCCTAGGCACTATTTCACTTCAAATTCATCCATACAACAATCATGCAACATCAATTTCGAATTTCTCATGTTCATCCAGAAATTTAGATGGAACTTTTCTATgaaatttacataccttatgaccccTTTTCAGAGGAGATCACTATTCTATGCTCGGTTTTTGATTTGAAACTGAATTTGGTCTTCAATTTGGGGAAATTaacatgaactagggtttgagaGAAATCTCCTGGTCGCCCCTGTGTTTCAATCGAACCAGACACACACTTTTGTGTGTGTttgggtttttaatttttgttttaatattttaagTTTCAAATTTAACAACTTTGGTCCCTCTACAATCGTTTAGTTCATactttaagtgttttaacccacttATAAGTCACTACATGACTTTTGTCTAACTTGGTTAtttttattcctagttagttcATTTTGTTTATTTACCGTCATCATATTTATAATaaaagatttatattttcggggtgttacatccaCATGGCAAAAATGTATACTAAGGCATAAACATAACATGAACTAGCATGCATCACATACGTGTCAACCCAAAGATTCCACTAGCGTAATCTTATCATCGCAACGACAAGACCGTTTGTATGATAGTATTACTTAACATAGACCCATCAACGggcggtgtgctactcctataacgctatacatgttaaggtaggcttgtacgaagttaatgacaaagtATAGTGCAAGAATGGCTTAAAGCATGCATGTATTCTTTGATTCGTTCGTATGAATAATGTATttgcatatttgtgtttgtgtgaGTTTTAATATGGGAATATATATTGCAcccaaaaaggtgaaaacgaaaAGAGGGTCATGTATACTCAGGGTTTGCAAAAGCTTCCAAAAACGTGAGCGGGGGGTCTTGAGAGTTTAGGAACACCGTGGTTATCCTACAAGGATGAACGAGGCATATGAGTTTATGGAATTCGGAATTGAGTTAGGTTAGGATTTCAAAATAGTATGAAAGTATATGTATATTGCAAGAAAGTACATCTTGTCTAAAGCACTCATTATGGACACTATGTTGATCATGTTTTCATGGGTACCGATTAACCCATTAGAATCCATAGTTTGAGGAACTTTGACCAAGATGAAAATGACCCTAATACATAATATTCAACCATGAGTTTGGTTGGTGTTATGATTCGGTTCTAGagtataactatatatatatatatatatataggggagggttatcttgagaacgctaaatattgcgacgactgtgagaacgaatgaaaaaaccaatcaaaaccgaatttttttaatacaaacctcattgtaataaaaaatacaacatcaaaaaagaatttacaacatcaaataatttatttctcctctcaaaatcactcttactagatttttacacgtgtgtaaataacaagtttacacatgtgtaaatggcaaacttacacatgtgtaaattttctttatttacgaattcacgaaAATTTAAACGTGTGAATTTAATTTCTAagattgtattcgaataataatgataagtgtaaaaagaaattttgaatttgaattttttttgaccaagttctcgtggttttttcatttgttctcacggttctcgcga
It encodes:
- the LOC110927040 gene encoding SHUGOSHIN 2-like; translation: MAKRSSFGKSIRKRFSDITNYQPQHKSSPVFFEQNFPLNASLSSTKEQIDHLLKENAGLMKHVTDKNKVIEMNRVELQKLRIVVQKTQLQNWNLAQTNSHMMAVGTLLS